Within the Setaria viridis chromosome 3, Setaria_viridis_v4.0, whole genome shotgun sequence genome, the region TTAGGAGATGCACGcttatttggtaaccttgagaaatgcaccttttgcaccgattgagtgtcttttcttggctatgttgtgactccaTAGGGAATTGTGGTTGATAAAGCCAAGGTTGAAGCTATACAGGGATGTCCTGTACCAAAGACAATCACACAAGTGCGGAGTTTTCTAGGACTTGCTGGTTTCTATCGCCACTTTGTGAAGGATTTTAGCACCATCGCTGCACCTTtgaatgagcttacaaagaagggagTCCCTTTTAACTAGGGCAATGTGCAAGATAAAGCCTTCAACATGCTTAAAGATAAGTTAACACATGCACCTCTCCTCCAACTTCCTGATTTTAATCAGACTTTTGAGcctgaatgtgatgctagtggaattggattgggtggtgttttgttacaataaggcaaacctgttgcatattttagtgaaaaattgagcgggcctgttctgaattattctacttatgataaggaattgtattCTCTTGGTCGCACTttagaaacatggcagcattaTTTATTGCCCAAAGAGTTTATTATTCATTCTAATCATGAATCTTTGAATCATATTCATAGTCAAGGAAAATTGAACTGTAGAtatgctaagtgggttgaatttattgaatcttttcctatgttattaagcacaagaaagggaaagataatatcattgctgatgctttgtctaggagatatactttgctgaatcaacttgattacaaaatctttggattagaaacaattaaagatcaatatgttcatgatgctgattttaaagatgtgttgctgcattgtaaagatgggaaaggatggaacaaattcaacgttagtgatgggtttgtgtttagagctaacaagatatgcattccagctagctccgttcatttgttgttgctgcaagaagtgcatggaggtggcttgatggggcattttggagCAAAGAAAATGGTGGACATACttgctggtcatttcttttggccaaagatgagaagagatgtggagagATTTATTGCTCATTGCACGACATGTCAAAAGGCTAAGTCACGGTTAAATCCACATggtttgtatttgcctctacctgttcctagtgctccttgggaagatatttctatggattttgtgttgggtttgccaaggactaggaaGGGATGTGAAAttgtgtttgtggttgttgatagattttttaagatggcacatttcataccatgtcataaaactgatgatgctactcATATTGTTGATTTGTCCTTATGAGAAATTGTtggtttgcatggtgtgcccaacacaATTTTTTatgatcgtgatgctaaatttcttagtcGTCATTTTTGGAAGGCTTTATGGGCAAAATTGGGGACTAAGATTTTGTTTTCTAGtacatgtcatccccaaactgatggtcacACTGAAGTTGAGAATAGGACTTTGTCTACTATGTTAAGGGCTGTTTTAAAGAAGAACATTAAGATATAggaagattgtttgcctcatattgaatttgcttataaCTGCTCGCTGCATTCTACTCCAAAGATGTGCCCGTTTCAGATTGTTTATGGTTTATtgcctcgtgctcctattgattaatgcctttgccatcttctgaaaaactaaattttgatgctactaagcatgctgaattgatgttaaaactgcatgaaacaactaaagtAAACATAGAGTGcatgaatgctaaatataagtttgctggtgataaaggtagaaaggaactaaAGTTTGAACTTGGAGATTTAGTTtagttgcatttgagaaaggaaagGTTTCCTAAACTGCAAAAATCTAAATTGCTGCCTCAAGCTGATGGACCGTTTAAAGTGCTAGAGAAAATTAATGACAATAAATATAAGCTAGATCTGCCTGCAGACTTTGAGGTTAGTCCCACTTTCAACATTGTAGATTTAAAGCCATATTTGGGAGAGGAAGCTAAGCTGGAGTCGAGGATGACTCCAATGCAAGAAGGGAAGGATGACGAGGGCATCAACATCAACGATACATCACACCTAGACAAGCACCAATTatttctggtcctattactcgtGCCCGTGTTCATCAACTTAATGATCAGGTGAGTTCATTCTTGAGTTCATGTTCATCATGTTTAGACCGTGGAgacacgtgcactcttgttttgcttAGGAACCAAGGAGAAGATCGAAAGGGAAATGAATTCGCGTAggttggattcggactgcagaacAACACCAACTTGTGAAGGTCACCATGGTCGCATACGAACTCGGATTGGAgcattcaagtacttcatggaaagTGCCCTTGTGCTGAAAATGAATGGGGCTCTCGAGAAGAGAGGAGCAGCAAAGCCCCCGCCCCCTCCTGGACCGCTGAAGTCCTCTTTTCAATGGATCTAGCCTCAAGTTTATATCTGCTTAGAGTCGTCCACAATCGTTGATTTATTGCAGACACCTTTTCTTCCACGGTGCTGCATCACCTTATTTTTGTCCAACGGgccatgtatcaagttgggtccattagggacgcatcctagggttggagcacaaccCTAGCACCCCTATGGTCAACCTCTCGCCGTCTTATACCCCTTAGCTGCCACTAGGAacacttgggttttgtttagatcaagtttagctctcgctacttacTTATAAGCGTGCGTGCTAGATCAGCCACCCATCTtcctatcttcggaaccccgtcataattgagattgagtttgaaaccttcatttacatctagtaatttagtacttgttctacttgttcttgctagttcttcgattgcttgcaggacaagTGCTCTAGTGGCTGGGCGTCACGCTCCACAAGATCATGatagccattggaggtggtgtatcagttgctaaggcgcagtGCCCTTGGAAGGCTGTAATCGGAccatgaacgtcgtctccatctaccatcgagttatcccatgtcctctcatcgaaagattgaGAATCAACCCAAATGGTTCACATTACTAGTCGGTGTGGACTCCCATGGCCTCTTCTAgcgcgggtggtggtggcgtgtcCCCCTGGGGGTATTGCCTGCCGCATCGGGCTTTGGATCTTGCCGGATGGATGGCTCTTGTGCGTCATTGACGAAGACGCCTGGAGGCGTCGTGCCTCGGTCGGATGCCAGCTTTGCTAGGAAGTCTGCTGCCTCGTTGTCACACCAGAGGatgtgctgcagctcgagcctgTCAAACTTCTCCTCCAGCTTCCAAACCTCCCGGCAGTAGGCTACCATCTTCACATTTGAACATGAGGATTCCTTCATCACTTGGTCGACCATCAACTCTAAGTTGCCCTGGACGTACAAACGATGAACACCCAGGTCGGACGCGATCCTTAGGCTGTTGACAAGCGCCTCGTATTCAGCTACGTTGTTTGACACTTGAAAATGGAGCTGGATTGCATAACGAAAGCGGTCCCCTTGTGGGGAGATGAGCACGACCCCAGCCCCCATGCCCTTTCCCTTGAGGGACCCGTCAAAGTACATCGTCTAGTACTCAGTGATGGTCAGAGGCGGGGGAGATTGAGTTTCAGTCCACTCAGCAAGGAAGTCAGCAAGGACTTGCGACTTGATCGTGGTCCTCAGGAGGTAGGATATCTGGTGCCCCATGAGCTCCAGGGACCACTTGGCAATGCACTCTGATGCTTTGCGACTCTGGATGATTACCCCAGTGGCATCGCCATTACCACTGAAATGGGGTGACTCTCAAAGTAGTGGAGGAGCTTGTGCTTGGTGATGAGGATGGTGTAAATCAGCTTCTGGACCTACGGGTATCTCTTCTTGGTGTCCGAGAGGACCTCGCTAACAAAATACAGCGGTCCTGGACCTTAAGCGCGTGCCCTTCCTCCTCTTGCTTCACCACCAGTGCGGCGCTGACAACCTAGGTAGTTGCGGCCACATAGAGTAGGAGGGGTTCGTCCAGGTTGATGCAAATAGAGTGGGGGGCGAGGCAAGAAACTCCTTCAGATGATCGAGCTCCTGCTGGGCCTCTTCCATCCATCGGAACTGATTCGATTTCTTGAGGAGCTTATAGAGTGACATCCCATGTTCTCCCAGTCGGGAGATGAACCAGCTGAGCGAGGCTAGGCACCCCATCAGTTTTTGCACGCCCTTGAGTGCGGTGATAGGGCCCAAATTCTGTATGGCTGCTATCTTCTTGGGGTTCGCTTTGATTCCCCATTCGGACACGATGAATCCCAAAAGCTTTCCCTTGGGAACCTCAAAGATGCACTTCTCAGGGTTCAACTTGATGTTATAGAGGCGGAGGCTCGTGAACATGCGCTCGACGTTGCTGACCAGCTGGTTGGCCTTTCTCAACTTGCCTATGATGTCATTGATGTAAACCTCAACGATCTCTCCAATGAGAACGTCGAAGCACCTGTTCATGCACCACTGGTAAGTGGACACAGCGTTCTTGAGCCCGAACGGCATTGTCATGTAACAATACGTCTCGAACAGGGTGATGAACGAGGTCGGAACTGGTCAGACTCCCTCATCGCTATTTGATGGTAACCAGAGTACGTGTCGAGGAACGACAGGACTTCACACCCTGTGGTGGAATCGACCACCTGATCGATGCGAGGAAGGGGTAGGGCACCGTGGGACACCTTTATTTAGGCTTGTGTAATCGACACATATATCCCATTTCCCGCTCTTTTTTTGGACAAGAACCAGGTTAGCTATCCACTCTGGGTGGAACACCTCTTTTATAAACCCGGCACCTAGGAGTTGGGCGACCTCCTCCCTAATTGCCCTATGCTTCTCGTCATCGAACCAGCGCAAATGCTGCTTGGCCGGTCTTGCTTCCGGTCGGATGTCGAGTTTGTGCTCGGCAACTTCTCTCGGGATTCTAGGCATGTCAGAGGGCTTCCATGCAAATATATCCTAGTTCGCGCGGAGAAATTCGATGAGCGTGGATTCCTACTCAGAAGGGGTCCAATTTCTGGATTTGCCGGATTGTCGCTCGGTACGTCACCAGCAATCTAATCCACTAGATCGGCAGCATGATCTTGTTGAGCAAGAGGATTCAGAGCATCAGCGCCAGCTATTTCTTCTGTGCTCATCAGTCTAGCAGTACTTCTAATTCGAGCCACTATATGTATTAGAACCAGGCACGCATAAGAAAATGCCCAAAATAAATGGAAAATTGCATCAACTTAAGGAATGAACATCACCTTTGCATATTCGGCAAAAGATGAGGCTAAAGTGAAGCACGAATCTCAAAGCATGAGAATTAGGGCAACGGAGGTCCCTTCCAAAGCAACGACACGGAAAAGTTACCAAACCCTCCCTCTGTTTATAGGCACGAACAGGTGTCATTTCATAACCTCGCCCAACGGTAAAAAAGCAAGGTAAAAAAAGTGAATTATCTACCTTCATTGCGAGACCCAATTTAGTGAGTGAGGAGATGTTTTTTGCCCTTGATCGAGATCTCCCGATGTTTTGAGGGTTCGGCCCGTTGGAATTGGACCTCACCcccgaggggctactgttggggatctTGATCAAGGTCTTAAAACATCACCTTCGCATACTAAATAAAGGGGTTGATCAACCATTTCGGCAATCAAACCAGTCATCACCTTCGCTGGAAGTCAACACCTATACGCCTTCAATTACTTTCACACATCAATTAGTGGCATTCGTTCGCTGACCACCTTTGCCACGGAGTGGGCGAAGGTGGAGGCTATTTGTTTCCATTTGGTTGCAGGTGCGCGGATTCATTTCGACTGAGAAAGAACGCCGTCTGAATCAGGAAAGAGCAAGCGAAAATCCATGGTGCCCTCACTTCCCGAAGTCTAAGGAGCATGGATTCGCTCGGACGAAAGTGTTGGGGAAAGCAGAGATATTTCAAATGTGACCCCGATGGCGTGGAAGGCGTGACCCCATTGGAGTGTACAAATCGATTTAGGACTCCTGCGTCATTTTGATGACCTCGTCCAATGATAAAAAAGTGAGGTCAAAAAAGTAAATTAACTACCTTGGTTGCGAGACTCAATTCAGTGAGTGAGGGAGACATTTTTTGCCCTTGATCAAGATCTCTCAATGTTTCGAGGGTTCGACATGCTGGAATTGGACCTCGTCcccgaggggctactgttggggatctaGATCAAGGTTTTAAAACATCACCTTCGCACGCTGAATAAAGGGATTGATCAACCATTTCGACAATTGAACCCGTCATCACCTTCACTGGCAGTCAACACCTCCGCGCGTTCAATTACTTTCACACATCAATTAGTGGCATTCGTTGGCTGACCACCTTTGCCATGGAGTGAGCGAAGGTGGAGACTATTTATTTCCATTTGATTGCAGGTGCGCGGATTCATTTCGACAGAGAAAGAACGCCGACTGAATTAGGAAAGACCAAGCGAAAATCCATGGTGCCCTCGCTTCCCGGAGTCTAAGGAGCACGAATTCGCTCGGACGAATGTGTTAGTGAAAGCAATCACATTTCAAATGTGACCCCAACGGCGTGGATGGTGTGACCTCGTTGGAGTGTACAAATCGGTTTAGAACTCTTTTTTTATCATTATGTACAGCATATTCCTAGAATGTAGTGATTGAGTGAGGCTAGGTTCGGTATGTAAAAGTCAGCATCCCTATCAAAGGGGAGGCACCCCTGTTGTACAAGGGTTCGTATTTTTTTGAGAAATACAAGCTCTGAGAGCATTTAGTTTTCCACTTGTGTGTTCCTAATCATAGTTTTTGGGAAAGAGCTTGCTCTGCACCTAACACCCGGCACACCCTGCCACCCAGAGAGGGGACGAGAGGAGGCGCGGGTTCTAAGCGAGGGGATGGGGAcggtatttatagggaggggcgAGGGCCTTGGCGCGGTGGATAAGGAGAGCCGGCCGGGGTGGAGGCTTACCAGGATGGCCATGGCAGTTTTGGCGAGGTGGTTTCTGCTGCGAAGCTTCACTTGGCCAAGGGGAAAgcacggcggcagcggggaTAAGGTGGCCGGGGTGGCTCTGGCAGTGGGTGGCAGGCGGCTGTCGGGTTGGGGTGGTTTTGCAGGGGAGTGGGTGGTTTTGGGGAGGGCAGAAAGGGCAGTGGCGATGGGGGAATGGACCTGGCGTGTGGCGCGGCGGAGCGGTGgtgcgacgcggcggcgctgggggagCTGCACCGGATCGGCGGCGCAGGCAGGTGGCGGGGGTGCGAGTGAGGGCAGGCCGGACCGCGTGCTGGCGGGCTGAGTGGCTGGGCCGCAGAGCGGAGTTGGGCCGAGGAGGTAGGCTGGTAGGCGGGCCGAGGGGAGCTGGGCCGCATGGCCGGTTGGGCTAGAGGCACGCGCGCTTGAGGTGGGCCGTGGAACGAAGGTGGCTGGTTGCGCAGGGGTTGGGCCGGAATGGGAGTTGCTCGGCTCATGAGAGGTTTAAGGGTTTCTATTGATTTGAGTAAGATTTGtaatttaaatttgaattggTTTTCAAAATTGGCTGGGATTTGAGATGTGGGCTGGGATAGGGTACAGAAATGGGACTTTTAAAAGGATCCTCAAGTTAGGAATATTTGACTGAGATGAGATGGGAATCCTATAGGGTTTTGGTTGCTATTAATACTCAAATGGAATTTGAATATTATTTCTAGGTTTTGCGAGAGGAAGGATTTGGAAATTTCTATTTCTAAAAGGGGTTCTAAGGGAAACAATCACGTGCAACACATATGCTAATATTTTGTGCAAGATTTATTTATAAAAAGGTTTTGAATATTCGGGAAGAAGGTATGTGTTTAGTttaagaaaaaatttaaaaagtacgtattttaaatgctctaaaacGTGGACGTTACATTTTATGTTGTATTCCTGTTGATGTACATCTCACACGTATCAACCGCAATTGTATTGTACATGTTACCTCATCAAAAATTTATGTGAGGAAACCTTCAAGTGAAAATTCATAAAGAGAAAAAGAGTACAACATTAAATCTTCTTAGCTATATAATATTCTATATTTGCTATTCTTTATATGAATAGTAATCAATCTTCAAGCTTTATACATAAACTTCATGATTCTTGCAATAAAGATCTGCATGATCTAAATAATCAAGTGGTATAGCTTCATGTTAAAATTCAATAATTAATCAAGTTGATTCCTTCTAGATATAATTTAAAAGACTTTAGATCTAAACATGATTAAAGATATGCTCCCCTCCTAGCGACATCTTTTGAATGTGTTCAAAATGTCTTAGTCACATTCTTCATAAATGCATAAGATGGAGGAACCGCATCTTTCCCGCAATCGGCCATTGCTGCGTGCTGCATCAACCTCCATGGATCCTTATTGAAAACTACTCTCCCGTGGCCTCTTCCACGACGTGACTCTACTCTCCCGTGGCCTCTTCCCGCAGACGCAGAGGCCTGCAGCCGTGTTGAAACCCGGCGGGGACCGTACCACTTTGGCTTCGATGTCGCCAATTCCTCGCTGTCCCGTGCTCCAGGTTCACTAGCAGCCGCGTGAGAAAAACTGGCGGGGCTCGCCGCGCCGAGAAAAATCTCGCCACACAGCTCACGAGTCACGACGGACACCGAGAGGCCGAGACCGCAGAGGCAAGGAAAGCCGCAAGCGGCGTTGGCGAGAGGCGGCCAAGCGGAAGCTAGCTGCCAGCGTGGATCGCCATCCCGCCCCGTCGTCCAGAA harbors:
- the LOC140222198 gene encoding uncharacterized protein, giving the protein MYFDGSLKGKGMGAGVVLISPQGDRFRYAIQLHFQVSNNVAEYEALVNSLRIASDLGVHRLYVQGNLELMVDQVMKESSCSNVKMVAYCREVWKLEEKFDRLELQHILWCDNEAADFLAKLASDRGTTPPGVFVNDAQEPSIRQDPKPDAAGNTPRGTRHHHPR